Proteins found in one Primulina eburnea isolate SZY01 chromosome 16, ASM2296580v1, whole genome shotgun sequence genomic segment:
- the LOC140816711 gene encoding WD repeat-containing protein RUP2-like: MKNFSSHFPTQNPPSCSVSDTRQGEENEERSQQSLQDDDQEEEARCEWDFSLSTVISSFSSTVSDAIGVVEFDQSDTLLATGGIARKIRVYNVHNSILSPESREGGVRFLDHAAACDYYMCTPAKLSSLKWKPGSGSRVLGSGDYDGVVMEYDLERRVPIFERDEHGGRRVWGIDYSISEPIIGASVSDDGTMQMWDPRCDTGSCLASVQPNRAARNPVCSVEFNPFGEPLVTVGCTDRKIYGYDIRQTVDPVFVLDGHQKPVTYTRFLDSQTIVSSSIDGCLMMWNTKNLRLIRTYRGHVNYKRFVGLSVWRNGGLLSCGSENNHIFVYDKRWGNPIWVRGFDLVAPTDRSFVSGICWRQMGEDRCTLVAGGSNGVLQVIEGERKAW, from the coding sequence ATGAAAAACTTTTCATCCCATTTCCCCACCCAAAATCCTCCAAGCTGCTCAGTTTCAGACACCAGACAAGGAGAAGAAAACGAAGAAAGAAGCCAACAATCACTACAAGATGATGATCAAGAAGAGGAAGCAAGGTGCGAATGGGATTTCAGCCTCTCCACCGTCATATCCTCCTTCTCCTCCACCGTCTCCGACGCCATTGGGGTCGTGGAGTTCGACCAAAGCGACACCCTCTTGGCCACAGGCGGCATCGCCAGAAAAATCAGAGTTTACAACGTCCACAATTCAATTTTGTCGCCCGAGAGTCGAGAGGGTGGAGTCAGGTTCCTCGACCACGCCGCAGCATGCGATTACTATATGTGCACACCGGCGAAGCTCAGCAGCCTCAAATGGAAGCCCGGATCTGGGTCTCGGGTTCTCGGGTCCGGAGACTACGATGGGGTGGTGATGGAGTACGATCTGGAGAGACGGGTGCCCATTTTCGAGCGCGACGAGCACGGCGGGAGGCGGGTTTGGGGCATTGACTATTCGATATCCGAACCGATTATCGGAGCATCCGTTTCGGACGACGGAACCATGCAAATGTGGGACCCGCGGTGTGACACGGGAAGCTGCCTCGCGTCTGTGCAGCCAAATCGGGCCGCCCGTAACCCTGTTTGCTCAGTCGAGTTCAACCCGTTCGGTGAACCTCTCGTCACCGTCGGATGCACCGATAGGAAAATATATGGCTACGATATCCGGCAAACGGTCGACCCGGTCTTTGTCCTAGACGGGCACCAGAAACCCGTGACATATACCAGATTTCTTGATTCGCAAACAATCGTTTCCTCGTCCATCGATGGATGTTTGATGATGTGGAACACAAAAAACCTAAGGCTGATCCGAACTTACAGAGGCCACGTAAACTACAAAAGATTCGTGGGTTTATCTGTTTGGAGAAACGGAGGATTGTTAAGCTGTGGATCAGAGAATAATCATATTTTTGTGTACGATAAAAGGTGGGGCAACCCGATTTGGGTCCGCGGGTTCGATTTGGTGGCTCCGACCGACCGGAGTTTCGTTAGCGGCATTTGCTGGCGGCAGATGGGGGAGGACCGGTGTACCCTGGTGGCCGGCGGCTCAAATGGGGTGTTGCAAGTAATTGAGGGTGAAAGGAAGGCTTGGTAA
- the LOC140816668 gene encoding actin-depolymerizing factor 7-like, whose product MANAASGTAVHDDCKLKFLELKAKRNYRFIIFKIDGQQVVVDKLGSPGDSYEDFAAALPSDECRYAVFDFDFVTNENVQKSKIYFIAWSPETSKVRMKMVYASSKDRFKRELDGIQVELQATDPSEMSFDIIKARAI is encoded by the exons ATG GCAAATGCTGCGTCCGGAACGGCGGTGCACGACGATTGTAAGCTGAAGTTCTTGGAACTAAAAGCGAAGAGGAACTATCGTTTCATAATATTCAAGATCGACGGGCAACAGGTGGTGGTGGATAAACTCGGGAGCCCCGGAGACAGTTACGAGGATTTCGCAGCTGCACTTCCTTCTGACGAGTGTCGCTATGCTGTCTTCGATTTCGATTTCGTCACCAATGAAAATGTGCAGAAGAGCAAGATTTACTTCATTGCCTG GTCGCCAGAGACATCAAAGGTGAGAATGAAGATGGTGTACGCTAGCTCAAAGGACAGATTCAAGAGGGAATTGGATGGGATTCAAGTGGAGTTGCAGGCAACGGATCCCAGTGAGATGAGCTTCGACATCATTAAAGCTCGCGCAATCTGA
- the LOC140817384 gene encoding probable peroxygenase 4, which yields MADTNLNVLQRHVTFFDKNHDGIIYPAETFQGFQAIGSGILLSYIAAIFINVGLSGKTRPGKPFSKDFPIEIKNINFAKHSSDSGVFDKDGRFIESKFEEIFTNNAHTRPDALTSDELEGFLKSNRQPKDYGGWLAGYVEWKVLYMLGKDKDGFLPKDTVRAACDGSLFEKLARGKELMKEENIRK from the exons ATGGCGGATACCAATCTGAATGTTCTGCAGAGGCATGTTACTTTCTTTGATAAAAATCATGATGGGATTATTTACCCCGCAGAGACTTTTCAAG GTTTTCAAGCAATTGGAAGTGGGATTTTGTTATCCTATATTGCTGCCATATTCATTAACGTTGGTCTGAGTGGGAAAACAAGACCT GGAAAACCATTTTCCAAAGATTTCCCAATAGAGATTAAAAATATCAACTTTGCCAAACATAGCAGTGATTCCGGTGTCTTTGACAAGGATGGAAG GTTTATTGAATCAAAGTTTGAGGAGATATTTACAAACAATGCACATACCCGTCCTGATGCATTAACTTCCGATGAATTGGAAGGATTCCTCAAGTCTAACAGGCAGCCAAAGGACTATGGTGGATG gCTTGCCGGATACGTTGAGTGGAAAGTATTATACATGCTTGGGAAGGACAAAGATGGTTTTCTGCCTAAAGACACGGTCAGAGCGGCGTGCGATGGGAGCTTGTTCGAGAAATTGGCTCGTGGCAAAGAGTTGATGAAGGAAGAGAATATtagaaaataa